A window of uncultured Methanoregula sp. genomic DNA:
TTTTGGCACGGTCAGGTTTTCATCGATAAAAACAGGAGCTATCAGGTCATTTTTCGAGAGCGTGACCTCGCGCAGGAGAGGCTGGATGTGCCTCGTCCTTCTTCTTCTCATGCGTCGTTCGGGAAACACGGTTCACCACGATATCCTGCGGACTGGATGAATACATTTTGAAAATTTATCGTATATAGTTCTACAGTATCTTCCCGCGGTATACTATAAAAGAGGTGACAGGGATCCGCAAGCGGGTCCGGTAACCGGACGGGTTGAAGCCGGACCCGGGGATGGATTGATTATCCGGTACGTGCGATACACTGGTTGCTGATACCGGTTTTACCAACCGGGGAGTGTTCAAATGCCTGACCAGAATCCTACGAACCAGAAGAACAGGGACGGGTGTATCTGCGGGCCATGCCCCAGTTACAGCGAATGCATGCGGGGAAATGAGGATTTCAAGTTCTGCGTGAGGGGAAAAACGCCGGACTGCATGTTTGACCTGAAAGGCTGTTCGTGCCCGCAGTGTACGGTCCGGCCTGCCGACAGCCCCGTGACCTCGTATTTCTGTGCAGGCGGCCGATCCCGCCTGACCCGGTAACCGTTATCCGTCCGGGATCGGCTGGACCGGTACCGGGGGAAATAACAACTCTTTTAAACCACCATTGCACGATTCTTACCTATGAAGGTCATCTCCTGGGTTACCCTCTCCCTTGTCATCTGTGCCGTCCTGCTGGCTGCGGGCTGCACGGGAACCGGAACCTCCGCAGGCCCGGCCGCAACGGCCACTCCTGCAGCATCGACAACCGATCTTTCAGCACTCGCCCTGACACCGGCAGACGTTCCTCCGAATTTTACGCTCACGTCGCAGTCGGCAAAGAACCCGGCCGATGTCAGCAGCCTCGCCCGCGATCTCGGATGGCAGGGCGGGTACACGGTCAAGTACACCGGCCCGGCCGGAGCCAACGGCCTCAAGGGTGAGATCACCCAGTCCATCGCGGTCTATCCACCGGCGAACATCCCCAGCGTGATTGCGATGGCCGACAAGCAGGACCGGGCCGATACCGACCTGACGTACACCAACATCACCATGGGAACTGCCAACTTTACGGGCACGGGCTTTACCGGCAAGGCCCCGGCCGGGCTGTACATCAAGCCTACGAATGTCAACCCGCTGGTCACCGGTTCCGAGCACCACGATGTCTCGGCCGAGCTGAAAGCCGATGTTGCGGAGATCGCCTTCTCGAAAGGGAATATCTTCGAGGTCATCCGGGTGACCGGGCCGAGCGCCGACATGGAAACGGTGACGTCGCTTGCTGAAAAAGCCTACGCGAAGATTCCCTGATCCTTTTTTTTAACTCATAACCCGCTGATCGATCTGCGCCCCGGATTTTGACCGCGATTTTCAAAAGAGAAAGATCTACCGGCCGGAGGTCCGATCAATCGGGCCGGGTAAGATCCTTCTGGATCCGTTCGCCCTGGGTGATTGCCCGGAGGAGCGCCTGCGCTCCCGCCAGGTCGCCCTCCTCGGCGCTGGAGCGGATGGAGAACGTTGCATCGGTCAGGAGTTTCTTTGCAAGCACCCGGGTCAGGTCATCGACAATCCCGACAATCCGCGGATCTTCGGTGCCGAGCCGGGCAAGGGCCCGGTCCCGCTCGCGGGAGCGGACCGACTCTGCCCAGGTGTGCAGGGCGGCCAGCGACTCGTCGGCATTCTTCCGGTTCAGGTGGCGGAGGAAGAGCTGGAGTTCTTCGCCGACAAATGCATGGGCCCGGTCTGCCTCGGCCCTCCGGGTGCTCATGGTCTGCTCGTTGACCGAGCGGAGGTTGTCGATGGTGAAGAGCCGGACCCCGTCAACCGTCTCGGCCCCCGGCTCGACATCCCGGGGCTGGGCGATATCGATGACGATGAGCGGGCGGGGGTGTCCTTCAACAGGCCAGCACCGGTCCCGCATGGCCCGTGAGAGCTCCTGCCGGTGGATGACCGGGTGGGGGGCGGAGGTGCAGGAGATCACGACATCGGAGAGGGTGATGTAGTGGTAGAGCTCGGACATCCGGACCGCTTTTCCCCCGATCTTGTCGGCAAGGATCTCCGCCCGGCCATAGGTCCGGTTCGCCACGTACATGGCAGTCAGTTTCTTGGCGGCAAGCGCCTGGGCCACGAGCAGGCCCATCTCGCCGCTCCCGACAACAAGAATATGTTTGCCTTCGAGGCTGCCTATCTCGGCCTCGGCCAGCAGGACTGCAGCCGATCCCACCGAGACCGCTCCCCGGTTGATGGAAGTCCTCCTCCGGACTTCGATCCCGACATGGATCGCCTTGTTGATGCAGAGCTCGAGGAAGTCGCCCGCAGTCCCGGCTTCCTGGGCATCCGAGAGAGATTTTTTGAGCTGCCCGATGATCTGGTCTTCCCCGACAATCATCGAATCGATGCCGGAAGCGAGCGTGAAGAGGTGGCGCAAAGCCCCGGTGCCTTCGTGGACAAAGAATCCTTCCCGGCCCAGATCTGCAAGGAAGGTGCGAAGATCCTCAGCAGTGCCTTCGACAAAAACCTCCACCCGGTTGCAGGTCTGGAGAAGGATGACACCGGGAAAGCGATCCTTTGCTGCTTCGAGGAATTCCGGTTCGCCGGAGAACCGGAAGGCTTCCAGGGCCGTGACATTTGCCGTGTGATGGCTGACCCCGGCGATTGCGAGCGGGACCTGCCCTTGTTCATCCATGGACATACCTCGCAACGATCTCTTTCCAGGTTGCGGCAGGATTTTCGTCTAGCGCTTCCCAGACCGACGGGCTGTCCAGCACTTCTTTTAAGATCGCGGATCGCTTCTCCTGGTCGGGAACGGTCTCCTTGAGTTCTTCGCGGAGGCGCTGCTGCAGTTCGATCATTGCATCGAGCGCCGGGTAATCGCGTTCGATCTTCTCCCGGATAAAGCGGGAGATCGCCGGGCTCGCTCCCCCGGTGCTGATCGCGATCGTGTAATTCTTGCCCCGGGCAACGGCAGGGAGCATGACAGAGCCGGCATTCCCGTCAGCATTGTTGAAGAGGATATGTGCCTCAGCGCAGAGCCTGCCGATCCGGTTGTTCTGTTCCGGATCGGAGAGCGCCGCAATCACGAGGAATGCACCGGCCAGTATTTTCCTGAGCGACCCGTCGGATGCCGACCCAAGATCCAGTTCTTCGCGCCGGACCGGAAGTGCGAGAACGGCAGGAGAAAAAGAGCGGCTCAGCACCGTCACGTCCGCTGCTGTAAAATAAGCGCACTTCCGTGCGGCAACTTCCCCTCCCCCGAATATGATGACACGCCGGCCCGAACAATCCACGAAGAGAGGGATCATCTCGTATAGATAGAGCGATTGCTTACATTAAGATGTTGGATTCTCTTCCGCGGGGGCAGTCAGCCCTGCACCCGGGAAAGACCGGGGAGGATCCGGGAAAATTATGCGGGCACCCGGGCCTGACACCACATCCCGGGCTTTCCTCCGCCGGTGCGGGTCCGAACGCGGACTCCTGCGGTTCGATATGCTTAAATCGTTTGAATGCTCACATTGTAGAGCACACTGCGCCGATAGTGTAGTGGTTATCACTAGGCGTTGCCAACGCCTAAACCCGGGTTCGAGTCCCGGTCGGCGCATACTGCCTTGATGTTCAAGGTGATGCGTTTTTCACAGTTATCTAATTAAAACAGTAGATCATTAGCCGTGGGTGAACCTTTTTGTTCAATGTTCCACGTTAAAATTTTGTAATTTTTTTATGTCACGCAGATATTAATTTGGTGTGTTTTATTGACGTTCAGATGGAGATCTAATACTCCTCAAGTCAAGTTCCAAGATATCAATTCAAATTGCTTTTATATCAACTAAAACAATATCCCATTGACGGGGTTAAGCTTTTATGGATGATGGAAGTCTCATCACGATTATTGGATTAATAGCTTCAATTGCATCACTTGTTCTAGCAATTATTGCAATTTGGTTATCAATTGTTTTTTTCAAAATGTCTTCTGAGCTTGCGACAAATACAACTGAAGCCTCAAAAAATATTAGTTCTAGTGTTGAACGTTTGGAAAAATTGTTCGATAAATTATATTCTGATACATTTTCAATGATGAAGGACACGGTATCAGATATGAGGAAACATATCTGGCCCGATGACCATGCCCGTGAAACAGACCTTACAGTGGAAATTGATAAAAATGCCGATGAGAAGATATCCAAGTTTAAAGAAGAAATAAATCATGAACTTTCTAGTTTACTAGAAAAACAAAATGTGACGGATGCTAATATCGATTCTCTTCGTAATGAAATGGGGGACCTAATTAACCGGGCTATTTCAATGTCACGAAATGCACAGGTCGAAGCTCGAGAAGAAACAATAAGAGGACATATCTTGCAAATACTAACCAAAAAACACGAGGTAAGTGCTTCTGAAATTGTTGACACAATTAATGGTCCTGTTAGTAAAATTCTGAGAGAGCTTAATAGAATGAACGAAGACAAACTAATCTATATACTGAACAGGGATGAGAAAGATGGTATACAACCAGGAACAAAAATTCAGTTACGCTAGTTAAGTGCAGATCAACTAATGTAAAATAATGAATTTTTTTTCGAATTTTAATTATTAAATTCTCTTCGCCAAATTTCAATTCGCGCGAATAAAGTTTTCCAGAACGGTTTTGTCACATCACCTTCTGGGCAAAGATCATCAGGGTCAGATTCTTCGTTCAGGTTCAGGAAGGGCGTCCCTTCATCGCGTGACCAGACATTTAGTTGGGCTTCTGGCATGAGTAATTCACCTTATCCCATATAGTATCAGACTCATGTGTCGGTATCCGCATCACTTCAGTCAGTTCTTTGAGGCTCCCCACATACGCGACCCGGTTGCCCATACCATCGCGTTAAACAAAGTTTCATCCCTTTTTTCCATACTATTGCGATTCCTCCCCCTCCCTGCTCTACAGGGAGCCGCTCGGACGCCTCGTCGGGTCCTCGCTGGGCAAGTGCCTGTTTGCTCCGGAGTACATGTAAATGCGTAGCGCAAAACCCGACGAGGCATTTTGCGCGTAGGGCCTCATTTTTTTTCAGGCTGGGATCTCTGCGGGGTATACATTACTAAAAAAAAAGATTGATTTTATGACGGAAAATTTACCGGAATCGATTTTGATCCCGGTGGAGCTATATCATTGCATTGTGGTTTGAATGATTCGTAAAGAAATCGCTCAATTCCATCTCTGTCCCCCTGTGTTGTAACACTTGCGATACAGAAACCGCAGATGTATTGCGAACTAATTTCCTTAATACACTTGTTAGATTCGATAGGGGAGATATGGTCAAGGAGCCTCTGCTGAATATCAGAAGCTTGACCAACGTAGTAACATTTCCAAGTGTTGTTCTTTAACATTACCCAAATCACATACACACCTGCTGTTTTTGAAGTGTATGTTGAGATGTTCTCTCGTGATAAATTCACGATTTTAGTCCAGTTTAACTGCATTTTTTCCACCAAAATTTTTTTCGTTCAATGTGGTAAGCACTGAACATGATTGTATCGACAATATCCGGATTATATAGGGTGACCATGCATAGTGAAAGTAATATTTTGTAGGATTCATCCCATTCCCCGCTCCTTCGGAATCATTCGCCCCCCACGTATGACATCCCGTCGGAACTGGCAGCATTTATCGTCACGGATACTTGGCGTTCCGGGAAAACGGGGTTTCTTTGCGTGATCCACACATCAATATTAAATCCCGTGTTGGTCCCCCGACCTCAAATGAAACAGTTATGTACTCTCCGGTTATTCTCAGCGCAATATCGAGGGTTAGCCAAACCGGGATAATAGCGCTATTTCCCGGAAAAATACCTTGAAAAAACCCCGAAACTCTCCGGTCCAGATCAATCTAAAACCGGTAATCCACAGCCTAATTGAGCCCAGATTAGTAAAACAGGGGTCCCATCCCCCAAGACTGCACGGAAATGATAATTCCGACAAGTGATCCCCACCACCTGCCAATGCCGCTTGAACATATCACTGAATTTCCCGCTGGGTACGACCCGGTTTTACGCCGGAGTACAAGAAAGTGCGTAGCGCAAAACCCGGCGAGGCGTTTTGCGCGTAAGGCATCGTATCGTTCCAGATAAAATGCCGGACAAAAATTTCCAGGAAACTTTTGCCAGAAAAAAATTAAAAAAAAATTCCGGAAAATTTTCCGGCAAAGGGAAAAAATTTCGGTAAAAAATTTTAAAAAAATAATTCCGGAAAACTTCGAAAAAAATTCCGGCTTCTTTCCGGTACCAACCCCTTCCGGAAGACCCTGCCAGGACCCGGAAAAAAGCGCCTTTTTCTCCTTGTATATCGTAGTAAAACCCCGCCCGGAAGACCCCAAACCACACCCCCGAATCCGGACCCTGTAAGAGCCCGGATTGCCAATCCGGGGGGTCGATCCCAGAACCAGGTTGCAAAAAATGACGATTTACCGTACACTTTTTTCGAAATCCCATTTTACACGCGATTCAGGCCAATCTGGGCATTTTGGTGCCGATTGAAAAACCTTAATAGAGCCTTTTAAATGGCGGTTCTCAATTGAAATTGGGGTAGGTAGGCCCGGATCGAAAAGAAGCCCTGTTTTGGACCCCTTCTTTAGGTGTCCCGAAAGCCCTTTTTGATAACCCTTGCGGCTACGGGAAGATCGTAAAACCACTGAGGGGTTTCCTGCGCGAGATATCACATCCATCGGGAACAATGAACTGCGAAAAAAAATTCAGATCTGCAGAAAATCCGGAACAGGTTTTTAAAAATTATAGGCCCGGAAATAATTCAGAACCCGGTAAAAAAATATCCCGGAAGTACTGCGTTATTCCGGAAATTCTTCTGCAATGCTCAGGGCCAGGTATTTCGGGTTGATATTCCTTCCAACGAACAGGTACGTGAGCTCTCCGCACGTGTTCAGCATCGGAAGGATCTGGATATCAATATAATCCTCCATCTCCCTGGTCTCGATGATCTGGCAGACTTTCTCAAAACGTTTCCAGACATCAACGGTCTTCTGGGGTTCGTCATCCCACTTGTCCAGGGCAAATTCGATATACCACTTGTTCTTCTTCCGCTCTGCTTCCAAGACTTCGAATCCCTCGATACTATTCAATGCCTTTGCCAGTTTCTTCATCCCTTTTCCAATGTTGTCCATGGACATCCTCCCGGTTTTTGAGTAAACAACTGACGAGCTGAAAGGTTAAGAACTTTTTAGGACCGATCCAACATGAAAAGTCCGGGAGGGAAAAATTCCCGGCGAAAATCCGGCAGGTTCCGGCAATCGTTAAAAGAACGATGATTATGTTGTCATGCTGATGATGGCGGCCGGGCACTATCCCGGTAGGTAATTTTGACAATCGCAGCAAAGTCGTTAGTACACCGGGTTCCTGAGGAGTTGCCTCTCGGGACCGTGGTATAACCGATGCAGGAACGGAGATTGATCTTGTGATTTGACTGGTCTTTTGCTACCATATCACCGATAATCCGGTTGAGATCCAGCCCGCCCTCTTTGCACCTGGGATTGCTGCAGGGATGTATTACGGGAACTTTTTTTATATCGGCATACCCGGCCTGGCAATATTCTTTCTTAAGGCCGGTTTTTGTTTCCATTATGGAAATTGAGATACCTGTTATCTGGGGATATTTTTCTTCAAAGGATATTGTTCCGGATGCAGTATGTGGCAGATCTGAAGTCATGGTTCTCCACTAATTTGTTCTGATGTTTACGTACCCGGAGCTGATTAATTATTCCGGGTATCATACCAGGGATTTTTCCGATACGTGCAGAATTTCAAAGAGCGGGGCCATATTTCCGAAACAGGATAAATGCTCCAGCGGGTATAGCGGCGGTTTGCTACAGGGGGATGCCCCAGATGAGGGGGATTGGGAATGTCCCTCCCCCACACAGATTTCTCCGACGGAGACCAGGATCACCACCCGGGTGGAGAGAAGAAAACGGGCATTTTCCAGTGGAAACGTTGTCCACGCCCATAAAAATTCGCGCTTTTTGGGCATATTTTTACAAAACCACGGGTTTTTAGCCCCACTTCAACCTGCAAAATAGCGGGCCTGTACAGGCCGCGGTTTTTTGGCCGGACTGCAGCCGGTTCCCGGAAGAACCCCCGGCCGGGCGCCCGCCATGAGCGGATTTTGATCGGGGTGACTTTTCCGGCATTTTCGGGCAATCGTTTTTTTGAGGAACGAGGCAGATCGTTCAGCCGGACACACCGGTGCCCATCGGATGGGCATCCGGTACGGGAGAGCACCCCAAACAAGCCTGTACAGGGCGGCATCCCGCCCCGGGAGCACCCGTGCTGCCGGAACAATCCGGGATAAACGGGCTGGGGAGACCTGCGGCAGATCATAAGCGATAAAAATCCTCATAGCCGGCCCGGTTGCCAAATACTATAACACGGGGCTCATGGCTTCCACCCGGGTCTTTCATTGATGCAGCAACAAGAGAACATGGGGTTTGAGAGGGTGTTCGGGTCTGGCAGGCAGTAATGAAATTAAAAAAAAGATGGACGTTCTCACGCTTCCGCTGTTGGTTCGCAGAGCGGGAGCAGCCCGAGCAGGACCAGCGCAAAACCGATACCGATGATCGGGCCGATAATCGAGAAGACCGGGTTCAGAGCCAGGTAGATCTCCCG
This region includes:
- a CDS encoding DUF2769 domain-containing protein, with amino-acid sequence MPDQNPTNQKNRDGCICGPCPSYSECMRGNEDFKFCVRGKTPDCMFDLKGCSCPQCTVRPADSPVTSYFCAGGRSRLTR
- the hemA gene encoding glutamyl-tRNA reductase; protein product: MSMDEQGQVPLAIAGVSHHTANVTALEAFRFSGEPEFLEAAKDRFPGVILLQTCNRVEVFVEGTAEDLRTFLADLGREGFFVHEGTGALRHLFTLASGIDSMIVGEDQIIGQLKKSLSDAQEAGTAGDFLELCINKAIHVGIEVRRRTSINRGAVSVGSAAVLLAEAEIGSLEGKHILVVGSGEMGLLVAQALAAKKLTAMYVANRTYGRAEILADKIGGKAVRMSELYHYITLSDVVISCTSAPHPVIHRQELSRAMRDRCWPVEGHPRPLIVIDIAQPRDVEPGAETVDGVRLFTIDNLRSVNEQTMSTRRAEADRAHAFVGEELQLFLRHLNRKNADESLAALHTWAESVRSRERDRALARLGTEDPRIVGIVDDLTRVLAKKLLTDATFSIRSSAEEGDLAGAQALLRAITQGERIQKDLTRPD
- a CDS encoding bifunctional precorrin-2 dehydrogenase/sirohydrochlorin ferrochelatase; protein product: MIPLFVDCSGRRVIIFGGGEVAARKCAYFTAADVTVLSRSFSPAVLALPVRREELDLGSASDGSLRKILAGAFLVIAALSDPEQNNRIGRLCAEAHILFNNADGNAGSVMLPAVARGKNYTIAISTGGASPAISRFIREKIERDYPALDAMIELQQRLREELKETVPDQEKRSAILKEVLDSPSVWEALDENPAATWKEIVARYVHG